One Kitasatospora sp. NBC_01287 DNA window includes the following coding sequences:
- a CDS encoding glutamine synthetase family protein: MSTTTAEQDGSPAAPLQAPPDPPLDAELRAERAARARVAAARLAAESVEGVILSWVDNAGLTRVKTVPVRRLEHAAAWGVGAAPCFDVFLVDDSITTSRHIGGPAGDLRLIPDLDRLTRLAAQPGWAWAPADRYAQDGSAHPGCQRRFARRSAAAAALRGIEPLTGIEIEWVVALAGAPGEPPVHPTHGPAYGLHRLVDLSDYLRDLLHALDEQGMAVLQLHPEYTPGQFELSLDPEGPLGAADTTVLARQTIRAVGVRHGLRTSYAPAVEPDAVGNGAHLHLSLWRDGQNLGQGGPGRYGLTGEAESFLAGVLAELPALLALGAPSPASYLRLVPRRWAGAYRCWGLENREAALRLIPGPPGEGPASANAELKCFDAAANPYLLIGAVLAAGLAGLDARRALPAEVPGDPAALPEGEVPRLPASLAAAVAEYQTSGVLREALGDPLYEAVLAVRRGELALFAGHSPAELAAATRWRY; this comes from the coding sequence ATGAGTACCACCACGGCCGAGCAGGACGGATCGCCCGCCGCCCCGCTGCAGGCCCCGCCGGACCCGCCGCTCGACGCCGAGCTGCGGGCCGAGCGCGCGGCCAGGGCCCGGGTGGCGGCGGCCCGGCTGGCCGCCGAGAGCGTCGAGGGCGTGATCCTCAGCTGGGTGGACAACGCCGGCCTCACCCGGGTGAAGACCGTCCCGGTCCGCCGCCTGGAGCACGCGGCGGCCTGGGGCGTCGGCGCCGCCCCCTGCTTCGACGTCTTCCTGGTCGACGACTCGATCACCACCAGCCGTCACATCGGCGGGCCGGCCGGCGACCTGCGACTGATCCCCGACCTGGACCGGCTCACCCGGCTGGCCGCGCAGCCCGGCTGGGCCTGGGCCCCCGCCGACCGCTACGCCCAGGACGGCTCGGCGCACCCCGGCTGCCAGCGCCGGTTCGCCCGTCGGTCGGCGGCCGCGGCCGCGCTGCGCGGCATCGAGCCGCTGACCGGGATCGAGATCGAGTGGGTGGTCGCGCTGGCCGGCGCCCCGGGTGAGCCGCCGGTCCACCCCACCCACGGCCCCGCCTACGGGCTGCACCGCCTGGTCGACCTCTCCGACTACCTGCGCGACCTGCTGCACGCGCTGGACGAGCAGGGCATGGCCGTCCTCCAGCTCCACCCCGAGTACACCCCGGGCCAGTTCGAGCTCTCGCTCGATCCCGAGGGCCCGCTCGGCGCCGCCGACACCACGGTGCTGGCCCGCCAGACCATCCGCGCCGTCGGCGTCCGGCACGGCCTGCGCACCTCCTACGCCCCCGCCGTCGAGCCCGATGCCGTGGGCAACGGCGCCCACCTGCACCTCTCGCTCTGGCGTGACGGGCAGAACCTGGGCCAGGGCGGCCCGGGCCGCTACGGGCTGACGGGTGAGGCGGAGTCCTTCCTGGCCGGGGTGCTCGCCGAGCTGCCCGCACTGCTCGCCCTCGGCGCGCCCAGCCCCGCCAGCTACCTGCGCCTGGTCCCGCGGCGCTGGGCCGGCGCCTACCGGTGCTGGGGCCTGGAGAACCGCGAGGCCGCGCTGCGCCTGATCCCCGGCCCGCCCGGCGAGGGGCCGGCGAGCGCCAACGCCGAGCTCAAGTGCTTCGACGCCGCCGCCAACCCCTACCTGCTGATCGGCGCCGTGCTCGCGGCCGGCCTGGCCGGCCTGGACGCCCGCCGGGCGCTGCCCGCCGAGGTCCCCGGCGATCCGGCCGCGCTGCCCGAGGGCGAGGTCCCCCGACTGCCCGCCTCGCTCGCGGCGGCGGTCGCGGAGTACCAGACCTCCGGCGTGCTCCGCGAGGCGCTCGGCGATCCGCTCTACGAGGCGGTGCTGGCGGTGCGCCGGGGCGAACTGGCGCTCTTCGCCGGGCACTCACCCGCCGAGCTGGCCGCCGCCACCCGCTGGCGGTACTGA
- a CDS encoding 3-hydroxyacyl-CoA dehydrogenase family protein, with translation MQAPDSTTATAAPLGPFPTVAVVGLGTMGAGIAVAIARSGRRVIGIEADGAAAARALARIEEATSHAVDRERLTAEERAALLALISVDERLEAAAAADLVIEEVPEQLELKREIFAELDRICPAGTVLATGTTSLSVTRIAAATARPERVLGLHFFNPVHAMKLVEVVRTVLTTPQVAEQAAEFARSMGKEPVAAGDRAGFVVNGLLFAYLNQAAAMFESRYATREDIDAAMRLGCGLPMGPLALLDLIGVDTARTVLEAMYEQSRDRLHAPAPILGQLVAAGLLGRKTGRGFYSYEAPGSSKVVAESGATAVTRPAGRPVTSVGVCGSGTMATGIAEVFAKAGYPVTLVARGQEKAEKAKAQLARSLDRSVEKGRLTAEQRDAALALVTPTGRQADLAEADLVLEAVAEDLAVKRELFAALDKICKPGAVLATTTSSLPVISCASATGRPRDVIGMHFFNPAPAMKLVEVVSTVLTDPEVTATVLAVCAEVRKHPVECGDRAGFIVNALLFPYLNDAVRMLEEHYATVDDIDTAMKLGCGYPMGPFELLDVVGLDVSLTIERVLHQEFREPGLAAAPLLEHLVAAGCLGRKTGRGFRDHARR, from the coding sequence ATGCAGGCTCCCGACAGCACCACCGCCACCGCCGCGCCACTGGGGCCCTTCCCCACCGTCGCCGTGGTGGGACTCGGCACCATGGGCGCGGGCATCGCCGTCGCGATCGCCCGCAGCGGGCGCCGGGTGATCGGCATCGAGGCCGACGGCGCCGCCGCCGCCCGGGCGCTGGCCCGGATCGAGGAGGCCACCTCGCACGCGGTGGACCGCGAGCGGCTCACCGCCGAGGAGCGCGCCGCGCTGCTCGCGCTGATCAGCGTCGACGAGCGGCTGGAGGCCGCCGCGGCGGCCGACCTGGTGATCGAGGAGGTCCCCGAGCAGCTCGAACTGAAGCGGGAGATCTTCGCCGAGCTGGACCGGATCTGCCCGGCCGGGACCGTGCTGGCCACCGGCACCACCTCGCTCTCGGTGACCCGGATCGCCGCCGCCACCGCCCGCCCGGAGCGGGTGCTCGGCCTGCACTTCTTCAACCCGGTGCACGCGATGAAGCTGGTCGAGGTGGTCCGCACCGTCCTGACGACTCCTCAGGTGGCCGAGCAGGCGGCCGAGTTCGCCCGCTCGATGGGCAAGGAGCCGGTGGCCGCCGGCGACCGGGCCGGCTTCGTGGTCAACGGGCTGCTCTTCGCCTACCTCAACCAGGCCGCGGCGATGTTCGAGTCCCGCTACGCCACCCGCGAGGACATCGACGCCGCGATGCGGCTGGGCTGCGGCCTGCCGATGGGCCCGCTGGCGCTGCTCGACCTGATCGGCGTGGACACCGCGCGCACCGTCCTGGAGGCGATGTACGAGCAGTCCAGGGACCGGCTGCACGCCCCGGCCCCGATCCTCGGCCAGTTGGTCGCCGCCGGGCTGCTCGGCCGCAAGACCGGCCGCGGCTTCTACAGCTACGAGGCGCCCGGCTCCTCCAAGGTGGTGGCCGAGTCCGGCGCCACCGCGGTCACCCGCCCGGCCGGCCGGCCGGTCACCAGCGTCGGCGTCTGCGGCTCGGGCACCATGGCCACCGGCATCGCCGAGGTCTTCGCCAAGGCGGGCTACCCGGTGACCCTTGTCGCCCGCGGCCAGGAGAAGGCCGAGAAGGCCAAGGCCCAGCTCGCCCGCTCGCTGGACCGCTCGGTGGAGAAGGGCCGGCTCACCGCCGAGCAGCGCGACGCGGCGCTCGCGCTGGTCACCCCCACCGGCCGGCAGGCCGATCTGGCCGAGGCGGACCTGGTGCTGGAGGCGGTGGCCGAGGACCTGGCGGTCAAGCGCGAGCTGTTCGCCGCGCTGGACAAGATCTGCAAGCCGGGCGCCGTGCTGGCCACCACCACTTCCTCGCTGCCGGTGATCAGCTGCGCGAGCGCCACCGGGCGCCCGCGCGACGTGATCGGGATGCACTTCTTCAACCCGGCGCCCGCGATGAAGCTGGTCGAGGTGGTCTCCACGGTGCTGACCGACCCGGAGGTGACCGCCACCGTGCTGGCGGTCTGCGCCGAGGTGCGCAAGCACCCGGTGGAGTGCGGCGACCGCGCCGGGTTCATCGTCAACGCCCTCCTCTTCCCGTACCTGAACGACGCGGTGCGGATGCTGGAGGAGCACTACGCGACGGTGGACGACATCGACACCGCGATGAAGCTGGGCTGCGGCTACCCGATGGGGCCCTTCGAACTGCTCGACGTGGTGGGCCTGGACGTCTCGCTGACCATCGAGCGGGTGCTGCACCAGGAGTTCCGCGAGCCGGGCCTGGCCGCCGCCCCGCTGCTGGAGCACCTGGTGGCGGCCGGCTGCCTGGGCCGCAAGACCGGCCGCGGCTTCCGCGACCACGCGCGCCGATGA
- a CDS encoding TetR family transcriptional regulator, whose product MDREPAAAEQDVRTVAEQAPGSRRAAAQRLQMRQDLAAAAMELFATQGYEETTVDQIAAAAGVARRTFFRYFRSKEEAIFPDHDDTLVRVADLLASAEHDEHPLDVVCRGIKEVLHMYASTPGVSVARYQLIRQVPALREREIAVVARYERLFTRYLLGRFDAAVGGDNAAIPAGWQHGGDDDSMLAEVSAAAVVAAHNHVLRRWLRAGGHGDVEAQLDHSFEVIRNTFWATPPRGVRRRGTVVTPGAIDDPMSPGEPVAASALSATPGGEVLITVARTDAPLDLVLDSIKAALSR is encoded by the coding sequence ATGGATCGGGAACCGGCAGCCGCCGAACAGGACGTGCGAACGGTCGCGGAGCAGGCACCCGGCAGCCGCCGGGCCGCGGCGCAGCGCCTGCAGATGCGCCAGGACCTGGCCGCGGCCGCGATGGAGCTGTTCGCCACCCAGGGGTACGAGGAGACGACGGTCGATCAGATCGCCGCCGCCGCCGGGGTGGCCCGGCGGACCTTCTTCCGCTACTTCCGGTCCAAGGAGGAGGCGATCTTCCCGGACCACGACGACACCCTGGTCCGGGTGGCCGACCTGCTGGCCAGCGCCGAGCACGACGAGCATCCGCTGGACGTGGTCTGCCGGGGGATCAAGGAGGTGCTGCACATGTACGCCTCCACCCCCGGCGTCTCGGTCGCCCGCTACCAGCTGATCCGCCAGGTCCCGGCGCTGCGCGAGCGGGAGATCGCCGTGGTGGCCCGGTACGAGCGGCTCTTCACCCGCTACCTGCTCGGCCGCTTCGACGCGGCGGTCGGCGGCGACAACGCGGCGATCCCGGCCGGCTGGCAGCACGGCGGGGACGACGACTCGATGCTCGCCGAGGTCTCGGCGGCCGCGGTGGTCGCGGCACACAACCACGTGCTGCGGCGCTGGCTGCGGGCCGGCGGCCACGGGGACGTGGAGGCCCAGCTGGACCACTCCTTCGAGGTCATCAGGAACACCTTCTGGGCCACCCCGCCGCGCGGTGTGAGACGCCGCGGCACGGTCGTGACACCCGGTGCCATTGATGACCCGATGAGCCCCGGGGAGCCGGTGGCAGCCAGCGCACTGAGTGCCACCCCGGGCGGTGAGGTGCTCATCACAGTGGCTCGCACCGACGCCCCGCTGGACCTGGTGCTGGACAGCATCAAGGCGGCACTCAGCCGCTGA
- the ccrA gene encoding crotonyl-CoA carboxylase/reductase — protein sequence MKEILDAILSTDSTTADFAALKLPESYRAVTLHKDEEQMFAGLRSRDKDPRRSLHLDDVALPEVGPGEALVAVMASAVNYNTVWSSIFEPVSTFGFLERYGRLSPLTKRHDLPYHVLGSDLAGVVLRTGVGVNAWKPGDEVVAHCLSVELESSDGHNDTMMDPEQRIWGFETNFGGLAQLALVKTNQLMPKPKHLTWEEAASPGLVNSTAYRQLVSQNGAGMKQGDNVLIWGASGGLGSYATQYALAGGATPICVVSSPQKAEICRKMGAEAIIDRGAEDYKFWKDENTQDPREWKRLGGRIRELTGGEDVDIVFEHPGRETFGASVYVTRKGGTIVTCASTSGYMHQYDNRYLWMSLKRIVGSHFANYREAWEANRLIAKGKIHPTLSKVYSLAETGQAALDVHHNKHQGKVGVLCLAPEEGMGVRDHELRERHLPAINRFRDI from the coding sequence ATGAAGGAAATCCTCGACGCGATCCTCAGCACCGACAGCACGACGGCGGACTTCGCCGCCCTGAAGCTGCCGGAGTCCTACCGGGCGGTCACGCTCCACAAGGACGAGGAGCAGATGTTCGCCGGCCTGCGGAGCCGCGACAAGGACCCCCGCCGCTCGCTCCACCTGGACGACGTGGCCCTGCCCGAAGTGGGCCCCGGCGAGGCGCTGGTGGCCGTGATGGCCAGCGCGGTGAACTACAACACCGTCTGGTCCTCGATCTTCGAGCCGGTCTCCACCTTCGGCTTCCTGGAGCGCTACGGCCGCCTGTCGCCGCTGACCAAGCGCCACGACCTGCCCTACCACGTGCTCGGCTCGGACCTCGCGGGCGTGGTGCTGCGCACCGGCGTCGGCGTCAACGCCTGGAAGCCGGGCGACGAGGTGGTCGCGCACTGCCTCTCGGTCGAGCTGGAGAGCTCGGACGGCCACAACGACACGATGATGGACCCGGAGCAGCGGATCTGGGGCTTCGAGACCAACTTCGGCGGCCTGGCCCAGCTGGCCCTGGTGAAGACCAACCAGCTGATGCCCAAGCCGAAGCACCTCACCTGGGAGGAGGCCGCCTCCCCCGGCCTGGTCAACTCCACCGCCTACCGCCAGCTGGTCAGCCAGAACGGCGCCGGCATGAAGCAGGGCGACAACGTGCTGATCTGGGGCGCCAGCGGGGGCCTGGGCTCCTACGCCACCCAGTACGCGCTGGCCGGCGGCGCCACCCCGATCTGCGTGGTCTCCAGCCCGCAGAAGGCCGAGATCTGCCGGAAGATGGGCGCCGAGGCGATCATCGACCGCGGCGCCGAGGACTACAAGTTCTGGAAGGACGAGAACACCCAGGACCCGCGCGAGTGGAAGCGCCTGGGCGGGCGGATCCGCGAGCTGACCGGCGGCGAGGACGTGGACATCGTCTTCGAGCACCCCGGTCGCGAGACCTTCGGCGCCAGCGTCTACGTGACCCGCAAGGGCGGCACCATCGTCACCTGCGCCTCCACCTCGGGCTACATGCACCAGTACGACAACCGCTACCTGTGGATGTCGCTCAAGCGGATCGTCGGCTCGCACTTCGCCAACTACCGCGAGGCCTGGGAGGCCAACCGCCTGATCGCCAAGGGCAAGATCCACCCCACCCTCTCCAAGGTCTACTCGCTCGCGGAGACCGGGCAGGCCGCCCTCGACGTGCACCACAACAAGCACCAGGGCAAGGTCGGCGTGCTCTGCCTGGCGCCCGAGGAGGGCATGGGCGTGCGCGACCACGAGCTGCGCGAGCGCCACCTGCCGGCCATCAACCGGTTCCGGGACATCTGA
- a CDS encoding protein meaA, protein MGPQKRDRPWLMRTYAGHSTASDSNALYRRNLAKGQTGLSVAFDLPTQTGYDADHVLARGEVGRVGVPVGHLGDMRTLFDGIPLERTNTSMTINATAMWLLAMYQVVAEEQGADITKLTGTTQNDIVKEYLSRGTHVFPPGPSVRLITDMIAYTVSTIPKWNPINICSYHLQEAGATPVQEIAFAMCTAIAVLDAVRDSGQVPAERMGEVVGRISFFVNAGVRFVEEMCKLRAFGRLWERITRERYGIEDPKQRRFRYGVQVNSLGLTEAQPENNVQRIVLEMLAVTLSKDARARAVQLPAWNEALGLPRPWDQQWSLRIQQVLAYESDLLEYGDLFDGSHVVEAKTTELLTGAEAEIAKVLGMGGVIPAVESGYLKSALVASHAERRARIEAGEDKIVGVNCFDTTEESPLTADLDGAIMVVDPAAEQAVLDNLAAWRAQRDEAAALAALAELKAVAATGANLMAATLACVRAGVTTGEWSFALREVFGEYRAPTGVGGAPVAVAAEPGGELAQVRAAVAATAAELGAGKLRLLVGKPGLDGHSNGAEQIAVRARDAGFEVVYQGIRLTPEQIVAAAVAEDVHCVGLSILSGAHTELVPDVLARLRRAGVEDVPVIVGGIIPAADGEALKAAGVAAVFTPKDFGITTIIGRIVDEIRLANRLDPILAPRKEETLAS, encoded by the coding sequence ATGGGCCCTCAGAAGCGCGACCGCCCCTGGCTGATGCGGACCTACGCCGGCCACTCCACCGCGAGCGACTCCAACGCCCTCTACCGGCGCAACCTCGCCAAGGGCCAGACCGGGCTCTCGGTCGCCTTCGACCTGCCCACCCAGACCGGCTACGACGCGGACCACGTGCTGGCCCGCGGCGAGGTCGGCCGGGTCGGCGTCCCGGTCGGGCACCTGGGCGACATGCGGACGCTCTTCGACGGGATCCCGCTGGAGCGCACCAACACCTCGATGACCATCAACGCCACCGCGATGTGGCTGCTGGCCATGTACCAGGTGGTCGCCGAGGAGCAGGGCGCGGACATCACCAAGCTCACCGGCACCACCCAGAACGACATCGTCAAGGAGTACCTGTCGCGCGGGACGCACGTCTTCCCGCCCGGCCCCTCGGTGCGGCTGATCACCGACATGATCGCCTACACCGTCTCCACCATCCCCAAGTGGAACCCGATCAACATCTGCAGCTACCACCTGCAGGAGGCCGGGGCCACGCCGGTGCAGGAGATCGCCTTCGCGATGTGCACCGCGATCGCGGTGCTCGACGCGGTGCGAGACTCCGGCCAGGTGCCCGCCGAGCGGATGGGCGAGGTGGTCGGCCGGATCTCCTTCTTCGTCAACGCGGGCGTGCGGTTCGTCGAGGAGATGTGCAAGCTGCGCGCCTTCGGGCGGCTCTGGGAGCGGATCACCCGGGAGCGCTACGGCATCGAGGACCCCAAGCAGCGGCGCTTCCGCTACGGCGTGCAGGTCAACTCGCTGGGCCTGACCGAGGCCCAGCCGGAGAACAACGTCCAGCGGATCGTGCTGGAGATGCTCGCCGTCACCCTCTCCAAGGACGCCCGCGCCCGCGCCGTCCAGTTGCCCGCCTGGAACGAGGCGCTGGGCCTGCCCCGGCCCTGGGACCAGCAGTGGTCGCTGCGGATCCAGCAGGTGCTGGCCTACGAGTCGGACCTGCTGGAGTACGGCGACCTGTTCGACGGCTCGCACGTGGTCGAGGCGAAGACCACCGAGCTGCTGACCGGCGCCGAGGCGGAGATCGCCAAGGTGCTGGGGATGGGCGGGGTGATCCCGGCCGTCGAGTCCGGCTACCTCAAGTCCGCGCTGGTCGCCTCGCACGCCGAGCGCCGGGCGCGGATCGAGGCCGGCGAGGACAAGATCGTCGGGGTGAACTGCTTCGACACCACCGAGGAGAGCCCGCTCACCGCCGACCTGGACGGCGCCATCATGGTGGTCGACCCGGCCGCCGAGCAGGCCGTGCTGGACAACCTGGCGGCCTGGCGGGCGCAGCGCGACGAGGCGGCCGCGCTGGCCGCGCTGGCCGAGCTGAAGGCCGTCGCCGCGACCGGGGCCAACCTGATGGCCGCCACCCTGGCCTGCGTGCGGGCCGGGGTGACCACCGGCGAGTGGTCCTTCGCGCTGCGCGAGGTCTTCGGCGAGTACCGGGCCCCCACCGGGGTCGGCGGCGCACCGGTGGCGGTGGCGGCCGAGCCGGGCGGCGAGCTGGCCCAGGTGCGCGCGGCGGTGGCCGCCACGGCCGCCGAGCTGGGCGCCGGCAAGCTGCGCCTGCTGGTCGGCAAGCCGGGCCTGGACGGGCACTCCAACGGGGCCGAGCAGATCGCGGTGCGCGCCCGGGACGCCGGCTTCGAGGTGGTCTACCAGGGCATCCGGCTGACGCCGGAGCAGATCGTGGCCGCGGCGGTCGCCGAGGACGTGCACTGCGTGGGTCTGTCGATCCTCTCGGGGGCGCACACCGAGCTGGTCCCGGACGTGCTCGCGCGGCTGCGCCGGGCCGGGGTGGAGGATGTGCCCGTGATCGTGGGTGGCATCATCCCGGCAGCGGACGGCGAGGCGCTCAAGGCCGCCGGCGTCGCCGCCGTGTTCACCCCGAAGGACTTCGGCATCACCACCATCATCGGCCGGATCGTGGACGAGATCAGGTTGGCCAACCGGCTGGACCCGATTCTCGCCCCCCGCAAGGAAGAGACTCTCGCATCATGA
- a CDS encoding CoA ester lyase, translating into MTATPEFSRLRPRRSCLAVPGSNPRFLEKAQGLPADQVFLDLEDACAPLVKESARHTIVDALNNGDWGSKTKVVRVNDWTTHWTYRDVITVVEGAGQNLDCIMLPKVQDAEQVRALDLLLTQIEKTMGFEVGKIGIEAQIENAKGLINVDAIATASPRLETIIFGPADFMASINMKSLVVGEQPTGYPADAYHYILMRILMAARANDLQAIDGPYLQIRNQEGYREVAGRSAALGFDGKWVLHPDQVAAANEIYSPSQEDYDHAELILDAYNWCTSEAGGFKGSAMLGDEMIDEASRKMALVISGKGRAAGMQRTSKFEAPASTQA; encoded by the coding sequence ATGACCGCCACCCCGGAATTCAGCCGTCTGCGCCCGCGCCGCTCCTGCCTCGCCGTGCCGGGCAGCAACCCGCGCTTCCTGGAGAAGGCCCAGGGCCTGCCGGCCGACCAGGTCTTCCTCGACCTGGAGGACGCCTGCGCCCCGCTGGTCAAGGAGAGCGCCCGGCACACCATCGTCGACGCCCTGAACAACGGCGACTGGGGCAGCAAGACCAAGGTGGTGCGGGTCAACGACTGGACCACGCACTGGACCTACCGCGACGTGATCACCGTGGTCGAGGGCGCGGGCCAGAACCTGGACTGCATCATGCTGCCCAAGGTGCAGGACGCCGAGCAGGTCAGGGCGCTGGACCTGCTGCTCACCCAGATCGAGAAGACCATGGGCTTCGAGGTCGGCAAGATCGGCATCGAGGCGCAGATCGAGAACGCCAAGGGCCTGATCAACGTCGACGCGATCGCCACCGCCTCGCCGCGCCTGGAGACCATCATCTTCGGCCCGGCCGACTTCATGGCCTCGATCAACATGAAGTCGCTGGTGGTCGGCGAGCAGCCGACCGGCTACCCGGCCGACGCCTACCACTACATCCTGATGCGCATCCTGATGGCGGCCCGCGCCAACGATCTGCAGGCGATCGACGGCCCCTACCTGCAGATCCGCAATCAGGAGGGCTACCGCGAGGTGGCCGGGCGCTCCGCCGCGCTGGGCTTCGACGGCAAGTGGGTGCTGCACCCGGACCAGGTCGCCGCCGCGAACGAGATCTACTCCCCCTCGCAGGAGGACTACGACCACGCCGAGCTGATCCTCGACGCCTACAACTGGTGCACCTCGGAGGCCGGCGGCTTCAAGGGCTCCGCGATGCTCGGCGACGAGATGATCGACGAGGCCAGCCGCAAGATGGCCCTGGTCATCTCCGGCAAGGGCCGGGCGGCCGGCATGCAGCGCACCAGCAAGTTCGAGGCTCCCGCCTCGACGCAGGCCTGA
- a CDS encoding MaoC family dehydratase: MQFGRTYEEFEVGAVYKHWPGKTVTEYDDHLFCLLTMNHHPLHLDSNYAERTTDFGKNVVVGNYIYSLLLGMSVPDVSGKAIANLEIESLRHIAPTFHGDTLYGETTVLDKWPSKSKDDRGIVYVETKGYKQDGTVVCVFRRKVMVPTETYTKARGGEQPGRPTPLA; this comes from the coding sequence ATGCAGTTCGGACGCACCTACGAGGAGTTCGAGGTCGGCGCGGTCTACAAGCACTGGCCCGGCAAGACGGTCACCGAGTACGACGACCACCTCTTCTGCCTGCTGACCATGAACCACCACCCGCTCCACCTGGACAGCAACTACGCGGAGCGGACGACGGACTTCGGCAAGAACGTCGTCGTCGGCAACTACATCTACTCGCTGCTGCTCGGCATGTCCGTCCCGGACGTCTCGGGCAAGGCGATCGCCAACCTGGAGATCGAGTCGCTGCGGCACATCGCGCCGACCTTCCACGGCGACACCCTCTACGGCGAGACCACGGTGCTCGACAAGTGGCCGTCCAAGTCCAAGGACGACCGCGGCATCGTGTACGTCGAGACCAAGGGCTACAAGCAGGACGGCACGGTCGTCTGCGTCTTCCGCCGCAAGGTGATGGTGCCGACCGAGACGTACACCAAGGCGCGCGGCGGGGAGCAGCCCGGCCGCCCGACCCCGCTCGCCTGA
- a CDS encoding acyl-CoA dehydrogenase family protein, translated as MGRLAQTDGLTEIQRDILATVRDFVDKEIIPVATELEHRDEYPTAIVEGMKQLGLFGLTIPEEFGGLGESLLTYALVVEEIARGWMSVSGIVNTHFIVAHMINAHGTQEQKEYFLPRMAAGEIRGAFSMSEPGLGSDVAAISTKGVKDGDFYVLNGQKMWLTNGGTSTLVAVLCKTNEGASTPYRNMTTFLIEKTPGFGPNPSVPGLTVPGKIEKMGYKGVDTTELVLQDVRIPADRILGGVPGKGFYQMMDGVEVGRVNVAARGCGVARRAFELGISYAQQRSTFGKKIAEHQAIQFKLAEMATKVEAAHQMMVMAARKKDSGERNDLEAGMAKYLASEYCKEVVEDAFRIHGGYGFSKEYEIERLYREAPMLLIGEGTAEIQKMIVGRRLLEEYKLAE; from the coding sequence ATGGGACGCCTCGCACAGACCGACGGCCTGACCGAGATCCAGCGGGACATCCTCGCCACCGTGCGGGACTTCGTCGACAAGGAGATCATTCCGGTCGCCACCGAGCTGGAGCACCGGGACGAGTACCCGACCGCCATCGTCGAGGGCATGAAGCAGCTCGGCCTCTTCGGCCTGACCATCCCCGAGGAGTTCGGCGGCCTCGGCGAGTCGCTGCTCACCTACGCCCTGGTGGTCGAGGAGATCGCCCGCGGCTGGATGTCGGTCTCCGGCATCGTCAACACCCACTTCATCGTGGCGCACATGATCAACGCGCACGGCACCCAGGAGCAGAAGGAGTACTTCCTGCCCCGGATGGCGGCCGGCGAGATCCGCGGCGCCTTCTCGATGTCGGAGCCGGGCCTGGGCTCGGACGTGGCGGCGATCAGCACCAAGGGCGTCAAGGACGGGGACTTCTACGTCCTCAACGGCCAGAAGATGTGGCTGACCAACGGCGGCACCTCCACCCTGGTCGCGGTGCTCTGCAAGACCAACGAGGGCGCGAGCACCCCGTACCGCAACATGACCACCTTCCTGATCGAGAAGACGCCGGGCTTCGGCCCGAACCCGTCGGTTCCCGGGCTGACCGTGCCCGGCAAGATCGAGAAGATGGGCTACAAGGGCGTCGACACCACCGAACTGGTGCTCCAGGACGTCCGGATCCCGGCCGACCGGATCCTCGGCGGGGTGCCCGGCAAGGGCTTCTACCAGATGATGGACGGCGTCGAGGTCGGCCGGGTCAACGTGGCCGCGCGCGGCTGCGGGGTGGCCCGGCGCGCCTTCGAGCTCGGCATCTCCTACGCCCAGCAGCGCTCGACCTTCGGCAAGAAGATCGCCGAGCACCAGGCGATCCAGTTCAAGTTGGCCGAGATGGCCACCAAGGTCGAGGCCGCGCACCAGATGATGGTGATGGCCGCCCGCAAGAAGGACAGCGGCGAGCGCAACGACCTGGAGGCCGGGATGGCCAAGTACCTGGCCTCCGAGTACTGCAAGGAGGTCGTCGAGGACGCCTTCCGGATCCACGGCGGCTACGGCTTCTCCAAGGAGTACGAGATCGAGCGGCTCTACCGCGAGGCGCCGATGCTGCTCATCGGTGAAGGCACCGCGGAGATCCAGAAGATGATCGTCGGGCGCCGCCTGCTGGAGGAGTACAAGCTCGCCGAGTGA